The following nucleotide sequence is from Prosthecobacter sp..
CGCCGAGGCGACAGCCACCAAGCTCGCACGCAGCATGCCGGAAGCGGAAGGCGTGTCATCGAAAGCGATCCTCGATTTCCTGGATGCTGTGGCGCGTGAGAAGTTCGAACTGCACAGCTTCATGATGCTGCGGCATGGCAAAGTGATCGCGGAAGGCTGGTGGGAACCGTATGGGCCGGAGCTGGTGCATACGATGTACTCGATGAGCAAGAGCTTCACCTCGACGGCGGTCGGTTTTGCCGTCGCGGAAGGCAAGATGAGCGTCGAAGACAAGGTGGTGTCGTTTTTCCCGGATGATCTACCCGCGAAGGTCAGTGAGAACCTCGCGGCGATGCGTGTGAAGGATCTGCTCACGATGTCCACGGGTAACGAAAAGGAGCCGACGCAGACCTGCGTGAAAGAGGAGAACTGGGTGCGAACGTTTCTGGCGCAGAACATCGCGCACCAGCCGGGCGCGCAGTTCATGTACAACAGCGCGGCCACTTACATGTGCTCCGCCATTGTGCAGAAGGTCACAGGCAAGACGGTGCTCGAATACCTCACGCCGCGTTTGTTCGAACCGCTGGGCATTTCCGGCATGCGCTGGGAGACCTGCCCGCGTGGCATCAACACAGGAGGCTGGGGGCTGAGCATTCAGAGCGAGGGTCTCGCTAAATTTGGTCAATTGCTGCTTCAGAAAGGCCAGTGGAACGACAAGCAACTTCTTCCCGCCGCGTGGATCGAGGAAGCGACGCGTTTCCACATCCAGCAGCCCGGCGAGGACAAAAAAGACCGCCCGAAGGCGAAGAACGACTGGCTGCAAGGCTACGGCTATCAGTTCTGGCGCTGCCAGAACAAGGCGTTTCGTGGCGACGGCGCCTTCGGCCAGTTCACCATCGTTTTGCCCGAGCAGGACGCGGTGATCGTGATGACCAGCGAAAACAAAAACATGCAGGGCCAGCTCGATCTCGTGTGGAACCATCTGCTGCCTGCTTTGGATGCCAAATCGCCGCAGGCAGCCGATTTGAGCAGACTCAAAACGCTCCTGCTCGCGCCGCCGAAGGGGCGCAAGACCTTGCCGGACATCACGAACAAGTCCTACAAACTCGAAACGAACGATCTCGGCCTCAAAACCGCCTCGTTTGCATTTGAGGGTGGTCAATGCGTGTTCAAAGCCGATGAGCACACGATCACGTGCGGCCTCGAATCGTGGCTTCGTGGAGAAGCCGCCTTTCCCGGCACGCCGCCACGTCTGATCTCCGGTGGCAAGCCGAGGAGCGCCGTGCCTTCCAAAATCGCCGCCAGCGCGACGTGGATGGATGACAGCACGCTCGTCATGACCTGGCGCTACTACGAAACGCCGCACAGCGACACGCTGACCTGCAAGTTCGACGGCGAACAAGTCACGATCAGCTTCCTCAACAGCATCACCGCGATGAATCCGAAGGCCAAGGATGCGCGTGTGCCGTTGAAGGGACGAATTGCCTGACGAGAGTCATTGTCTCCGTCTTCCCGAGGTCTAAACAGTCCCCGCCAGTGTTGGAGGTTCGGGGCGGTTTTGGCCTGTTGTGTGCTGCAACAAATGGCGGTTTCCCTTCGTTCCCTCGGTCCCCATATTCCCCTCATGAATCGTCGTCGTTTTCTTCTTTCATCC
It contains:
- a CDS encoding serine hydrolase codes for the protein MSPTRRSFLKHASFASFSLWIPKTFAEATATKLARSMPEAEGVSSKAILDFLDAVAREKFELHSFMMLRHGKVIAEGWWEPYGPELVHTMYSMSKSFTSTAVGFAVAEGKMSVEDKVVSFFPDDLPAKVSENLAAMRVKDLLTMSTGNEKEPTQTCVKEENWVRTFLAQNIAHQPGAQFMYNSAATYMCSAIVQKVTGKTVLEYLTPRLFEPLGISGMRWETCPRGINTGGWGLSIQSEGLAKFGQLLLQKGQWNDKQLLPAAWIEEATRFHIQQPGEDKKDRPKAKNDWLQGYGYQFWRCQNKAFRGDGAFGQFTIVLPEQDAVIVMTSENKNMQGQLDLVWNHLLPALDAKSPQAADLSRLKTLLLAPPKGRKTLPDITNKSYKLETNDLGLKTASFAFEGGQCVFKADEHTITCGLESWLRGEAAFPGTPPRLISGGKPRSAVPSKIAASATWMDDSTLVMTWRYYETPHSDTLTCKFDGEQVTISFLNSITAMNPKAKDARVPLKGRIA